The sequence ACCTACCCTCAGCAGGTCTTTAAAATCCTTCGTGGTCATTTTCAGGTGATCCTGCATGGTATCAAAATGGATACTGCCCGGCTTTTTTAAAACCAGCAATGCATCGGCTGAAAACAATTCCTGCCCATCGTTGCCGAAGCTGACGATGACGTTATCGTTTTCGATCTCTGCGGAGGCAATGATGCCGATCTGGTTCTTTTTTTCTGCGGGGTCGGTCAATAATTGAGGGTGTACCAGCACTAAGGTGCCGGAGAGTTCGTCGTGTTTGTTCATGGGAAAGTGTTTTAAAAATGGTCGGCGGTGTTATTTTGGTGGTGGTACCGGCTTCATGCTGCCTTTGGGCAGCACCTGTACCTGCGGGATCGGTTTGCGGAAGCTTTCGACAATGGTATCGACCTCGCTGTTAATGCGCATAAAGTTCTCCCGCAGAATTTCCTCTTTGCGCCCCCCGAAGTCATAATAGACGGGCAGGTCGCGATAACCAGCTTCTTCGGCGCTTAGTTCGGCAACGCTCAGATTCACTTTGCAGTTAATGGCCGATGTCTCAAACTTACCTGTATAGACTTCCTGCACATCGGCAGCGATCAGGCCCACCATCTCACCCGTATTGAGCGAAGCCATTTTACCTGCTGGTATGAGCGGCTCTAACTTTTCCTGTAAGGAAGTTGAGGTTTTATTACGGTCAATGGAGAGGCTTTCGCCGATCTGCTTATTTTTGCCAAACAACCGTTCAAGCCAGTCCAAAGTTTCTTTGTTCCTGACCGAACCAGCCAGCACATTGCCCACTACTGCGGTGATGGTAGCGGCGGTATCTTTTCCATAATGTTGATTGAACTGCGGCAGCTCCTGCAAACCCATCAAAATCGCCACCTTATTGCTCCTGGCAACCGCTAAAAGATTTTCGATCTTATAGGTGTATAAAGTTGGAATTTCGTCAATGATCAAAGCCGAGGGCAAATTGCCCTTGCTGTTGATCAGCTTAGTGAGCCGGTTCATGACCACCGAGTAACAAGCTGAGTTAATATTCTGTGTATTGGGGTCGTTTGCCAGTACCACGATACCCGGCGTTGCCTTGTCCGATATCTTCAAATTGAAATCATCCCCGGAAAAAACCCAAAAAGTTTCTTTCGTAGCCAAGCGGGATATAAAGATTTTCAGCGTACCAATCTGACCCTCCAATTGCGGAAAAGCTTTGGTGGCGTAAGCGCTTTTAAACGGTGACAACAAGGAGACCAGTTCCGGCTCAGAAAACAAAGTATTGAAAACATCCTCGTAAGAATGATTGAGAAAGGACAGTACATGCGGAAAGCTGGAATATTTGCCGCCAGCATGTTTAGAAAAGAAGTAAATGCAAGCAGCCAGAAAGTTGATAGCCGACTGCGTAAAGAATTGGTCGCTGCCGCCGGACTTATCGCCCTTTTTCATGGCTTCCACCAATCCTTCGGCACCCTCGGAAGCATCGGCCAGCGACCGCAGGTAATCGGCCCGCCAGGGATTGGTACGGCGACTGCGCGCCACATCGTTTAAGTTAATGACATGAAAATCATAACCCTTGCATTTACCCTGCTGTTTGGCTAACAGGTAATGGTAATAGGCGATCTTTCCCAAGTCGGGATATTTGTAATCGTAGACCACCGTACAAAAACCCTTGCCGATCATTTGCCGGATAAAGGGATTGACGATGCCAAAGGATTTACCTGAACCCGGCGTACCGATCAGGATGGTACCCCGAAAGGGATTGACGATATTGATCCAGCCAGCCCGCACTTTGTTCTTGTAATAGAACTGCATGGGGATATTCACTGAATAATCAGTAACGACCGGCTTTACCGGCTGCATAAAGCTTTCGCCTTCGACATTCCAGATATCCTTACCCAAACCGGAGCGGATCATCTTTGAAACGTTATCCATCGAAACGCTGGTCAGGATAGCCCCGAACAGGGAACCAAGCATATAGCCTAAGTTCCACCAGGTGGTATAGGCAAAAACTAAACTACTATCCCGGCCATATAAAAAGGCTCCGCCAAAAAATAGCAAAAGCCCCAAAGCCAGCGGGTAGAGGATATGCAGTTTCGGGTCAAGTTCCTGCTTCTTTTTTGCTAAGGTGCCGATGCTGACCAGGCAGATCAACAACAGGGTTGCCAATTTGCTGTACAGTAAATTGCTGTAAATGGCCACATGACTTAGTTTCTCAATAGGCCCATAAAAAAAGCCCCAGAACGGGGCTTGCTTATAAACAAAGATGGCGGCTTCAAGCGCAATGGACACATAGATGAGGCATTGCATAAAACCATGAAGCTTATGCTGCTCGTGGGTTTCTTCCATATAATTTGATTTTTAAAGGAAGTCAGGAGGGCTTGCGCCGTTCTTCCATAACAAAAATTGAAAACAGTAAAATTCAAGGGCCAAAGCGTTCGATACTTGCAATCGTATCATGGATCGCGCCGCCGTGGCTGAACAAGGCAATGCGCTCCAAGGAAAATTTCCGGCCTGCACCCATCACGATAGAGTGGTAACCAAAGGTGATTACGATACCGCCCGGCGACAGGCAACGCGGTATTTCGTCCTTCAGTTGCCGGAACGGGCTACAGATATTGCCTTTATACAGCTCCATGCTTTTCCTTATTGAGTAGGGAGGGTCAAGCAAAATCGTATTAAACCTAACACCTGACCAGCTTCGCAATAGTGCTAAAGCATCGAGGTGATAATCGGCAGGCATGGCCGGGTCAAGGTCATTGCGCACCTCGTTCACATTAAGCAAAGTCGGGCCTGCAAACAAGTTGAGTACCTGGCCTTCACAACGCTTTTCCACCCATTGCCTGACCGGCTTAACGGAAAAGGTATAGCGGTGCAACGGACAGCGTATATGTTCAAACTGCACCATATTAAATAAATCAGGGACTAATTATCGCGCTAAATCTTCTGCTGAATAATCGACACCTAAAAGGTGTGCACGACGAATCATCTGCAAGTTTTCGGAATGGTCGAGGGTTTCGGTTTGCGCTTGTTCTTCGGTCTGTTCTTCTGCCTGTTCTTCTTCCGGCGCGGCTTGCTTTTGGGTTGCCTTGATCTTGGCGGCAATTTCCTGTTCGAGCCTGCGCAGCTCTACCCGCAGTTCAACCAGTTCCTGTTCCTTTTCAAAGGTCTTTTGACTGAGCTCTTTTAAGGTCGGCACCTCGGCAAGCAATTCGGTTTGTTCCTTTTCATACTTCTCCCGCAAGCCGGTCACTTTGTCAATCGCGTTTAGAAAATAACGGGCTGCCAGCTTGGGGTTATCGATGTTGGGGTTCCCGCCGTTAGCCTGGTATTTGATACCGCCCGGCCCTTCAGCAAACAGGTGGTTTTGCATCCGGTATTTGAATAAACCCTGATCTTCGTAACCCTCGCGCTGCTGGCGGATATAGAGGTTAAACCCATATAGAGTGCCGATCTGTTTTTCCTCCGATTCGCCTTTGCCGGGCTGCCAGCCCTTGTACAGCGCAATGATCTTGTTCCCCAAAGCTTCGGCATCCGCAGATTGAAGATCCGTCAATTGTATCGGGTTCAGTTTATTACCCTCTTTGTTGTGCTTTAATTGAGAATTGTAGAGCGCTTCGTCCTGGAGCAGGCCATCCATCGTGCCTTTGATTTCGTCCAGCCTTTTTTCGGCGGCTTCGAGGCTGTAACGATTGCGGGCGACTTCCCGGAAGTGGGCTGATTTCCAACCCTCTAATTGCGCCACTTTCTTTTCAACTTTTGCTTTCTCCAACAGCGTGGTATCGCCGGAAAGGATGGCGATATACTCCGAGAAGTTCATGCCGCTTTTTTCATCCAAAGCACCCTCGTCCAGCGTCCGCACATTCAGCTCACAGTTCTTCATTTGCGAAATAAAGGTCTGCTTGTTCTTCAATAAATTGAACTTGTAAGCATCCAATGACTGTTCTACGCCATAAATAAAATTCAGCACCTTGTTATCATAGAACTTTTTGGCCAGCCAGTTGCCCTGCCTTGCGCCCCGGCCATCGCGCTGCTCCAGGTCGCTCGGTCGCCAGGGTGTGTCAAAATGGTGCATGGCAACAACCCGCGCCTGTACATTGAGGCCGGTGCCCGCCTTTTCGGTACTGCCTAACAAAAGCCTGATCTCCCCCGCATTCATTTTGCGGAACAGTTCCGGTTTTTGCCGGTCTGTCCAGTCGTGTATAAAGGTGATCTCGTGCTTTGGAATATCAAAATCGCTCACCAGTTTATCGCGTAGGGCATCATAAATATTGAATACATCAGGCTTCGGTGTGCCGATGTCGCTAAATAAGATTTGTGTGCCTTTATGCTCCGTACTCCCATGATAAACCTCGGCGATCTTTCGCGCACATATATTCAATTTACTATCCGGGTGGTCTTCATAATCCGGGTCGATCAGCCGCATATCCGCCGACATTTTTTTGGCGTAATTGGTGGCGATCAGCATCCGGGCATTATCTTCCTCGGCGGTCAACCGTGGACGGCCCAATAAGGTCGCGTCACCTGTCTCGGCAAACTGCATCAGCTTTTTGATAAAGTCCTGCTGATCCGGTGTCGGGTGAATGTTTACTAATGTTTCAGCAAGTTCCGGCTTGTCGAGGTTAATGTGTTTGGCTGTCTTGTAATCGGTGATCTCATTATAAAAAAGCGCCAGTTCGGGCACTTTGATGAAATGGCGGAAGCGTTCCTTGGCGGTGATCTGGTTGGTGACCGAAAACTCGAAGTCGGTGGTTTTCTTGGCAAAAACCGCTGCCCAGGCATCAAAGTTGGCGATGCTTTGGCGTTCAAGTTCATTTGGCCGCAGGTATTTGAAGATCAAATACATTTCGGTCAAACTGTTGGAGATCGGCGTACCCGATAAAAACGTGACGCAGAGATCAGCATCAAATTTTTGCTGTAAAGTCCTCACCGCAAAGAGCATATTCAAAGCCTTTTGGCTGCCGTCCTGGTTTCCCAAACCCGCCACACGGTTGTGCCGGGTGGTAAAGGTCAGGTTCTTGAACTTATGCGATTCGTCCACAAAAAGGTGGTCAATATTCATTTCCAGGAAGTCGATACCTGCATCCTTTTTATTTTCGAGCGTGTATAATACCCCCTCTAATTTGGCTTCCAGGTTCTTCTTGCGCAGTTCCAACCCTTTGAGGATCGAGCGCGAAACTTCTCCGCCCAATGATTTAAGCGTGTCCAGGTCGGCTTGTATATTATCCAGCTCTGCTTCCATGATCTCCTGCTGCACTTCGGGCGATTGCGGGATCTTGCCGAACTGGTCGTGCGTCAGGATGATACAGTCCCAATTGTTATTCTTGATCTGGTGAAAGAGCGTTTGCCTTTTGACCGGCGTAAAATCATTTTCACCCGGTGCCAGTATTTTGGCATGGGGATAGGCTTTCCGGTAGGTATCGCTGATCTGCCCCACATTGGCTTTGAGCGCCAGGATCATCGGTTTTTGGACGATGCCCAAGCGTTTCATTTCCTGCGCGGCCACGATCATGGTCAGGGTCTTGCCCAAGCCTACTTCATGATCGATCAGCGCGCCTCGGTTTTGAATGATGCGCCAGGCGGCATTACGCTGTGAACTGTACAGATCTTCGATGCCCAATGCCTTGCGGTCAAGGCCGGGGAAGGCCAAATGGCTGCCGTCATATTCGCGCAGCACATAGCAGTTGAACGTTTCATTGTACAGCGCTTCTATGCTGTTCTTTTCGCTTCCGGGCAATTCGCGCAGCCATTCCTCAAAGCGGCTGCGGATGGATTCAATTTTTTGGTGGCCTAACTGGATCGCCTCGTTATCCGGCAAGCGGACCGCTGTGTCACCCGTACCGACCTTATAGCTGAAATAGGGGCTGGTATTTTCCAGCGCATGTTCCAAAAGCGCGGCACCCTTCATTTTAATGCCGGACTTCGGCATAATGGCAAATTCCTCGTCGGTCTTGGCATTGCCGTTTTTGTAGCTAACCTTAAAAGCATCAGCCGAGGAAAAATATTCGATATGCGTGTCCAGGCCAAACAGGTCGCTGGCAAATTGCTGGTAATATTCCACCGGCATCCACCGTTCGCCGAGGTTAAAATCTAATAATTCAAAGGGTATCTTTTCCGGCTGCACCCGCCTGATCGCTGCCAGGCTCCGCGCGATCTGCAAATCATCGGGATGCGCTTCGGCGGCCCTTTCCGCCAACTCTAATTTTTGCACTACGTTTCCCGACAGGTAACTATCGTTGGTTTCCCAGGTGCGGTTAATGGGGTTCATCAAAATTTTGCCGTCCAAAGCTCGGATGATCGCATATTCATCCAGCCCGGTCATGGTGCTCATGTAGTCCAGGTCAACGATACCTTTGTCATTCAGGCTCCGCGCCAAAGCTTCGGCGGGATCATCGGTATGGAGGTCTTCCTGCTGCGAAAACACCGGGCCAAATAAGATATCGGCTTTTATCCAGGCTTCATTTTCCCGGCGTTCCAATGACGAAAGCGCCACGAAACCCAAAGCGGCATCCTGTAAAATCTTATTCCGGTTGCTGCCTTTATTTAAGTCCCCGAATTTGCCGGTAAAAGTTTCATAGTTCCGGTTGAGCAAAACCCGCAAATGCGGCTGAACCTGTAAAGTTTCCGCTTCCTTCGCGTACAACTCCATATAGCTATCCCGTAAGGCGATGTATTGCCGGAAAAAGGATAAGTCATTTTGACCATCAAAAGGTTTAAAATCCGCCTGCCCGTTCTCGATCTGGCCGGTCAGACCCGCCTTTCCTTCGTGGATGACTAAAGTGTCCTGCTTGTAAAACGGCTTGATATTGGTGAACGGCACCGGGCGGTCAGGCAGCAATTCAAATACGGCTTCCAAACTCCGGTCACCCTCGTAGCGGTAGTCATGCCCGAAAGTTTTCAGCCTGGCGGATAAGGCCTTTAATTCATAGGTCAGGGTATTGCCGCTGACCCATTTGTTGGAAAAGCTCAGTTCCTGCACGTTGCTGAACAATTTATACAGGTAGCGGCCGGATTGTTTCGCCTGTGCGGTGATCAAAACAATGCTGTCATGGTCGGGCCGGGTGGTCGTGCGGATCGTACTGATCTGCCTGCCGGTTGCGGGATCGACAAAGGCTTTGTCCAGATCGGATAAATAACCCTGCGCCTGGTCATTATTTAAAGTCGGGGCATCAAAAAGCCCTAACTGGCCCTGTGTTGAAACATCGCCAGCCGGTAGTTCCGGCATAGCCAGGAAAGTAAAAAAGCGAACACTTGGCACGGTTTTACTTTCGGTTTTGCTGACCGTTGGTTCCTCGGACAACCGCTCTTGTAAAGCTTTCCAGCGGTCGAGGTCAAAATTGGCGGCTAAACCTTCGGCAACCTGTTCCATGAGCGGCTGCCTGATATCCTCCACCGGGCCTTTCTGCCAAATCCGCTGGCTTGGCTTGCCGTACTGGTTTTTGCCTTCCCCTATTGTATCGGCCAAACGCAGTTCCGGGTGCCGGTCGATATAAGCATTGACGGAAAATTTACCATAGCTATTTTCCTGTTCAACCGTATCGACCAGAAATTGCTCTGCTTCGGTAAAAGCTTCTTTGTTGTCGTTCTTCTGAACCAGCAGCAAATGGCTCGGCGCTTCCGTGTTGGCGGTATCCTTCATCAGGTTATCCGGCAAAACCGAAAGACTGATGAAATCTGCCGAGGTAAATACATGCTTACGCCCCAGGGTATTTGAGGCCGTGTTTAGAAAAGCATCCGTCACCAAAAAGGCCAGCAGCCCGCCGTCACCTAATTTATCCAGGCCTTTAGCAAAAAAATAGTCATGGATCTTGTTGGTTACCGCGCTGCCCTGATAGGCCGGATCGAATACCTTGAAATTACCAAACGGGATATTGCTGGTAATAAAATCATATTTGCCTTTTTCGTCCGGGGCTGTTTCCTCAAAACCACGAACCTGAACGATATTGTTTACCGGCAAAGTCAAGGCGAGCGCCATCAGCACCTTGCCGGTCAGGATGTCCTTTTCGACTGCGTTGACCTCCTGCAAATCCGGGAAGGCTTTTACGGCCTCTGTAATAAAGATACCTGCGCCACTGCTCGGCTCGTATAGGTACTGCGGCAAAATGCCCTGATCCTTCATGGCGGCGTACAAAGCGCCAGGCACTAAGTCCGGCGTATAAAAAGCCGTCTGGATGCTGCTTTTCATGGCATCTATCGCCTCCTTATAATCGGCAGGCGACTGCTTTTCCCGCAATAATTCATGCAAGGCTACGACTAAAGAGTGCAGCCGCAGGTCATTGGCCGAAGCGTTTTGCTGTACCCATTCTTCCACCGGCCCCGCGCCAAACAGGATGGCTTTCAAACCCCCGAAACCGGCGTAGCCTTTTAATGTTTCTACTTCCTCCTGGCTATAATTATCCTGTTCCGATAAAGCGATGCGGAGGGCATCAATATTACCGGCCAGTTTTTTTGAACTGTTAAAAGCCATGATCTATTCTCCTTCCAGGTATTCGGCAATGGTGTCGGTGACGGCGTAGCGCAAAAGGCGGCTGTCCTCGCTTTCAGGAAAGCCGAACTCATCAAACAAGTACTTGCATACCGATAGCAAATTCAGCAGCTCATAAATGAGGATGCCGTTAATATGAAAAGCCAGGTGGGTCTGCTCAAATTCTTCCTCAAAGACCTCCTGCAAATAATCATAGCGTTCGCGTTCGTCCGGCTCCAGTAGCTTTAATGGGTTCATCAGATGGGGATTGTATCCGCATCGAGCACGTCCTGGTAGGTAATACTCAAGGTGATCACTCGGCCAGAAATCTGCTTTTCGCTCAATTCGATATGGAGTACTTTATTTCCGGGAAAGGTCATTTTTTTCAGGACGATGATGTTGCGGTAGGTCTTTTGAAAAAAGGGGTTGTTAAATAAGATATATTCGGGCTTGAGCTCTACTGACTGCACATTGGTAGCCTTGGTGATCTTTTTATCATCAATGTGGAAACGGAAGTCTTCAATATTGTAGGCCAGGTTCGTTTTGTTCCAGTAACCCAGGTCGATAAATACATAATCCCCGGCTGTATAGATATGGTATAGTTCTGCTTTCAAGCCGAAAGCCTTCGTCTTTTCAATGGCCCGTCCCGGCCGTTTACAAAAGAGGTTGAGCGCCATTTGCTTTAACTGGTTTTGCGAAAGCCCGATACCCGAAATATCCAGCGGGTGAGTGCCAGCGGGGTCAATCGCAATTTCCGTTCGGGCATCCCTGGCCGTGATCGAATCCGCACGGATCACATGGTATTGGGTGATAAATTTCTCACCCGCAATAGTGATCACCGCATCCGCCAAATTCACCGAATCCTTTAAGCGGATGCGGAGTACATTTTTTAGCGGCAGGTCGCCGATGACCGATTTGGCGGAAATATCCACGTACTGGATCGGTTCGGGCGAAATGAACTGCACCGAAACATTTTCGGGCAGGTAAACAATGGGCAAAGCGTTCTTTTTAATACCCTCTGCAAAGGGTGTTAATTGCGCATAGCTATGCAGGCCCGCCAGTAAACCGGCAAGAAATATGAATATTTTTTTCATGGTTAGTAGTGTTGCTGCGCTTTTTCCAGCGCTTCGTTATCGATTAAATAGAGGTAAGAATTGTATTTGATCCTGGCCTTATCCTTACGGATCAGCCCGGAGATGGCAGATGAAGTGGATTCAAACATTTTGCTGGCGGTGCTCATTGCAAATTGGCTGGCAACCGAGCCGGTGCCGCCGCCGTCAATAGTTACACCCTGCACGGTATTGGTGCCGAGGTCTTTGGTAAAATCACGAAAAGCCGATTCCGGCACATAAAGCCCGGAAAGCCCGTCGAGGTCGTATACCTGCAATTTGACCGGCAAAATCTTATTTTCATACAAAATGGATTTGACCGTCAGTTCTACACGCTGCCCGGAAAAACCCGTGATCATTGCATAGAGGTAAGTGCCTTTGCTAATCCGGTAATTTCCTGCTTCTATGTCATCCAAAAGCCGCAGCCGGATACGCGAACCGGCATAACCGGTCAAATTCTCATCAATCACAACCTTAATAAAGTCCGGGTGTCTCTCCGGCAGCACGGTATTGAATCCTGATGATGGCGCATCGGCCAGCCTTACAGCTAATTTGGGTTCGGCGGCTTTTTGAGCGGCTATTTTTGCCCGTGACTCAGCTAATTGCCGCTCGGCTTTAACTGCCGGATCATTGACCTTGTTCATGCTGTCAAGGTAAGCCATCTGCTGCCGGAAGATTTCCATCGGGTCTTTGACCTTTTGGTCATTGTTAACACTGCTTTCCGCAGGGTGCCGATTCTTTAAGCCGTTAAGAGCAGCAAGCATAGCCTGGTCGTTATTGCCCGGCTGCTTATGCATCGGGACCGCCGTAGGGTTTTGCGCATATTTCGCTTTTATCGCTTCATTGATCGAATCCAGCATTTTTTTCTCTTTATCTGAATAACTGCTTTGAAAGGCCGGGTTGCTGGTTTTTTCAGCGGGCAGTGCATTGACGGCGGTCATACCGTCACCTTCTTTATAGGTATTACGATAAGCATCCAGCTTATCTTCCAGCTGCTTTTTCTGCACATCGCCGGAAACCTGGCCGACCGAAGTGTTAATGCCATTTACTGGCTTGTCCTCTGTTTTTTTAGCAGCAAAGCCGCTGTGGTAAACAAAGAAGAACAAACACAAAAACGGCAAAAGTATCAGCGGCAGGATGTATTTGGGTTGTTTTAAATTGATAGTCATGATACTAATGGGGTAAGGTGAGACGGATATGCTGCAGGCTGTCGAGGTCACGTACCAGCGTTAAGCTGTCGGCCTGGGTCAGTACTTTTTTGGCGGTGATGCTATCGACCTGCCGCCTTAACCGGATGGTTTGCCCAAGTGCCGTACCTGCGGCTAAAATGAGGTCAAAACCACTATTTAACATTTCTGTCCTCGGCTTCACTTTTGCTTTTTCCGGCGGAACGATTTGGTGACGCAATGCTACCGCCAAAACTGCGGAGACAATCAATAACACGCTCATCAAACCAAACAGGAAGCGCGGATATTTACCGGCAAGCTGTTTGCCAAACCGGCCTCCTTTGTCGGCATAAACCGAAAATTCCTTTTTCAATTCCCTGTACAGCGTATCCCTGGGATCGCGGTTAGAATGTATTTTTCTGAACATTTTCGAGGTCTTTGTTTTCAAGCGTTTTCCAGTTCATAATGAGCACGCCATGCGGGTTATTGTCGC comes from Mucilaginibacter mali and encodes:
- a CDS encoding RsmD family RNA methyltransferase produces the protein MEKRCEGQVLNLFAGPTLLNVNEVRNDLDPAMPADYHLDALALLRSWSGVRFNTILLDPPYSIRKSMELYKGNICSPFRQLKDEIPRCLSPGGIVITFGYHSIVMGAGRKFSLERIALFSHGGAIHDTIASIERFGP
- the traM gene encoding conjugative transposon protein TraM, translating into MTINLKQPKYILPLILLPFLCLFFFVYHSGFAAKKTEDKPVNGINTSVGQVSGDVQKKQLEDKLDAYRNTYKEGDGMTAVNALPAEKTSNPAFQSSYSDKEKKMLDSINEAIKAKYAQNPTAVPMHKQPGNNDQAMLAALNGLKNRHPAESSVNNDQKVKDPMEIFRQQMAYLDSMNKVNDPAVKAERQLAESRAKIAAQKAAEPKLAVRLADAPSSGFNTVLPERHPDFIKVVIDENLTGYAGSRIRLRLLDDIEAGNYRISKGTYLYAMITGFSGQRVELTVKSILYENKILPVKLQVYDLDGLSGLYVPESAFRDFTKDLGTNTVQGVTIDGGGTGSVASQFAMSTASKMFESTSSAISGLIRKDKARIKYNSYLYLIDNEALEKAQQHY
- the traN gene encoding conjugative transposon protein TraN, whose protein sequence is MKKIFIFLAGLLAGLHSYAQLTPFAEGIKKNALPIVYLPENVSVQFISPEPIQYVDISAKSVIGDLPLKNVLRIRLKDSVNLADAVITIAGEKFITQYHVIRADSITARDARTEIAIDPAGTHPLDISGIGLSQNQLKQMALNLFCKRPGRAIEKTKAFGLKAELYHIYTAGDYVFIDLGYWNKTNLAYNIEDFRFHIDDKKITKATNVQSVELKPEYILFNNPFFQKTYRNIIVLKKMTFPGNKVLHIELSEKQISGRVITLSITYQDVLDADTIPI
- a CDS encoding type IV secretion system DNA-binding domain-containing protein, encoding MEETHEQHKLHGFMQCLIYVSIALEAAIFVYKQAPFWGFFYGPIEKLSHVAIYSNLLYSKLATLLLICLVSIGTLAKKKQELDPKLHILYPLALGLLLFFGGAFLYGRDSSLVFAYTTWWNLGYMLGSLFGAILTSVSMDNVSKMIRSGLGKDIWNVEGESFMQPVKPVVTDYSVNIPMQFYYKNKVRAGWINIVNPFRGTILIGTPGSGKSFGIVNPFIRQMIGKGFCTVVYDYKYPDLGKIAYYHYLLAKQQGKCKGYDFHVINLNDVARSRRTNPWRADYLRSLADASEGAEGLVEAMKKGDKSGGSDQFFTQSAINFLAACIYFFSKHAGGKYSSFPHVLSFLNHSYEDVFNTLFSEPELVSLLSPFKSAYATKAFPQLEGQIGTLKIFISRLATKETFWVFSGDDFNLKISDKATPGIVVLANDPNTQNINSACYSVVMNRLTKLINSKGNLPSALIIDEIPTLYTYKIENLLAVARSNKVAILMGLQELPQFNQHYGKDTAATITAVVGNVLAGSVRNKETLDWLERLFGKNKQIGESLSIDRNKTSTSLQEKLEPLIPAGKMASLNTGEMVGLIAADVQEVYTGKFETSAINCKVNLSVAELSAEEAGYRDLPVYYDFGGRKEEILRENFMRINSEVDTIVESFRKPIPQVQVLPKGSMKPVPPPK
- a CDS encoding helicase-related protein; the protein is MAFNSSKKLAGNIDALRIALSEQDNYSQEEVETLKGYAGFGGLKAILFGAGPVEEWVQQNASANDLRLHSLVVALHELLREKQSPADYKEAIDAMKSSIQTAFYTPDLVPGALYAAMKDQGILPQYLYEPSSGAGIFITEAVKAFPDLQEVNAVEKDILTGKVLMALALTLPVNNIVQVRGFEETAPDEKGKYDFITSNIPFGNFKVFDPAYQGSAVTNKIHDYFFAKGLDKLGDGGLLAFLVTDAFLNTASNTLGRKHVFTSADFISLSVLPDNLMKDTANTEAPSHLLLVQKNDNKEAFTEAEQFLVDTVEQENSYGKFSVNAYIDRHPELRLADTIGEGKNQYGKPSQRIWQKGPVEDIRQPLMEQVAEGLAANFDLDRWKALQERLSEEPTVSKTESKTVPSVRFFTFLAMPELPAGDVSTQGQLGLFDAPTLNNDQAQGYLSDLDKAFVDPATGRQISTIRTTTRPDHDSIVLITAQAKQSGRYLYKLFSNVQELSFSNKWVSGNTLTYELKALSARLKTFGHDYRYEGDRSLEAVFELLPDRPVPFTNIKPFYKQDTLVIHEGKAGLTGQIENGQADFKPFDGQNDLSFFRQYIALRDSYMELYAKEAETLQVQPHLRVLLNRNYETFTGKFGDLNKGSNRNKILQDAALGFVALSSLERRENEAWIKADILFGPVFSQQEDLHTDDPAEALARSLNDKGIVDLDYMSTMTGLDEYAIIRALDGKILMNPINRTWETNDSYLSGNVVQKLELAERAAEAHPDDLQIARSLAAIRRVQPEKIPFELLDFNLGERWMPVEYYQQFASDLFGLDTHIEYFSSADAFKVSYKNGNAKTDEEFAIMPKSGIKMKGAALLEHALENTSPYFSYKVGTGDTAVRLPDNEAIQLGHQKIESIRSRFEEWLRELPGSEKNSIEALYNETFNCYVLREYDGSHLAFPGLDRKALGIEDLYSSQRNAAWRIIQNRGALIDHEVGLGKTLTMIVAAQEMKRLGIVQKPMILALKANVGQISDTYRKAYPHAKILAPGENDFTPVKRQTLFHQIKNNNWDCIILTHDQFGKIPQSPEVQQEIMEAELDNIQADLDTLKSLGGEVSRSILKGLELRKKNLEAKLEGVLYTLENKKDAGIDFLEMNIDHLFVDESHKFKNLTFTTRHNRVAGLGNQDGSQKALNMLFAVRTLQQKFDADLCVTFLSGTPISNSLTEMYLIFKYLRPNELERQSIANFDAWAAVFAKKTTDFEFSVTNQITAKERFRHFIKVPELALFYNEITDYKTAKHINLDKPELAETLVNIHPTPDQQDFIKKLMQFAETGDATLLGRPRLTAEEDNARMLIATNYAKKMSADMRLIDPDYEDHPDSKLNICARKIAEVYHGSTEHKGTQILFSDIGTPKPDVFNIYDALRDKLVSDFDIPKHEITFIHDWTDRQKPELFRKMNAGEIRLLLGSTEKAGTGLNVQARVVAMHHFDTPWRPSDLEQRDGRGARQGNWLAKKFYDNKVLNFIYGVEQSLDAYKFNLLKNKQTFISQMKNCELNVRTLDEGALDEKSGMNFSEYIAILSGDTTLLEKAKVEKKVAQLEGWKSAHFREVARNRYSLEAAEKRLDEIKGTMDGLLQDEALYNSQLKHNKEGNKLNPIQLTDLQSADAEALGNKIIALYKGWQPGKGESEEKQIGTLYGFNLYIRQQREGYEDQGLFKYRMQNHLFAEGPGGIKYQANGGNPNIDNPKLAARYFLNAIDKVTGLREKYEKEQTELLAEVPTLKELSQKTFEKEQELVELRVELRRLEQEIAAKIKATQKQAAPEEEQAEEQTEEQAQTETLDHSENLQMIRRAHLLGVDYSAEDLAR